A stretch of DNA from Triticum dicoccoides isolate Atlit2015 ecotype Zavitan chromosome 2A, WEW_v2.0, whole genome shotgun sequence:
TCTTGGACCTGGATGGGGGATTTTTTTCAGTGGATGTTGGAGTTACAGTAGTGACTACTACTCTACTCCCAGGGTTTGTATCCATCACTGTCTGAGCATAGTCTTTCAACCTAGGGTATTGCTTCTTGTGGTCTCCTAGCACAACATCAATAGCTAGGTTCTTTGCCCTATATGCCATTGACTTGGGCACATCCACACCATACTTCTCCATGCAGGCATCAATCAAAGTCTGAATGACAGTTGTTAGATCAGATCTGAACAGTGACTCATACTTCTGTGCAAGCCACTTGGCACTTACCCTTGTTGTCTTTGTACTAATAGGGCAAGTGCGCTTAATTCTCATCTTCTTAATTACAAAAGTAGTTTTACCTTTTATAACTGCTGCCACCATAAAGAAGTTGCAATGTTTTTGGTTGCATTGTACAATTATTCTTTGATCTGAGTTCCTATGATATTTCAAGTTTCTACCTTGAGTGATGTGTAAGTTCAACAAAGCCTCTCTGAATTGATGTTGATCCTTGAAACACATCTTTAGACATAATTGCTCATGTGGTGCCTCCATTTTCTCATTGTACCATTTTCTAGGAGGCCTCTGCTTTGCCCTGCTCTTCCTTTTCTTTCGCAGCATAAATGACAATGGCTCATAACCATCATCATCAGCCTCCTTCAACAATCCTTTCTCTTCTTCGTCAGATGAAGGTTTGAAATCAGGTTCCTCCTCTTGAACTACACTTGAATGTGTCCTTGTTGTAGGCCCTTTCCTAACTGGAagcttctgtttcttcttcttcttcttcttcttcttctcttcatgtGCAATTATAGTTTCTTCATCCTGTGAAACAACTATCATCTTCATCCATTTGAAAAGGTTCCTCAACCTCTGTGTCACCCTCATAATGCACCACTTCTTCCTCCTTAGATtcttcatcatctgtttcttcCTCTTCTATTTCATCATACTCTCTCTATTTCTTTCCCTCATCCATCTCTATGTCATCAGCATCACCCATATAAAAAGGGTTTACATCACTGTCATCTTCACCTTCACAATCAGAACCACCACTGCCATcatatccctcttcttcttctatttCCAAAACAGCTTTCAGTTTTCCTCTTACATTCTTGCTCTCTTGTGTGCAAACACCAGTACCATGAGCTACACTGCAGCTGCTACTCTGACTTTCAAAGGCAACTCCTTCTTCATCAACAACATAGATGGGTGGCTCACTGAGATCATATAACACATGCCCTTCATACACAACAGTGGATAATTCTTGCCTCTCAAACTGGCTGCAAGGAGGTGGACATGCCCTCTCTAGCAAATTTTAGAACCTTACACTCCTCAACCTGCCTCTTTACTAGTTGCAACTCAGCATTACTCTCTACCATCTCCAATCCTTTCTCCCCTAAATCTGGATTCTCAATGTGAAACAGCAGATCATATTCACTAAATCCTTGGGTTTCCATCACTGCAATCATATTCAGGTATGTTACATCTGAACCGCAGAGCTTCAGCTCAAACATTTCTGAAGCATCAAAATGGAACCTAACAGCCAAAATGTCATCATACAAACTGCAAAATGAAATAACAGACAAAATTGGTTAATAAACAATTTTACTTAATAGATAGGCTAACATATAAACAAAGCTTTGTTTAAGTTAACATATAAACAAAGCTTTGTTTAACTTAACATATAAACAAAGCTTTTATTTACCCTTACAATATGAATAAACTAAACAATTGCTACAAAATCAAACAATGTAAACAACTATCTCAATGCAACCCTAATTACAGAGAGGGTACTTAACTCACATCAAACTGATGTTTTGTATTTTCAGATAAGTAGTTAACAGAATTGTCCACTAATGGTGCTCTGCTCTAGTTAGGACTCATTTAATCCACTATGcttctctgctctgctctgctctagcTAGGTAACACCTAATGCTGCTCTGACAATTTGGACTAAGAAATAACAATGTAATCCACTAATGCTGCTTTGCTTTGCTCCAGTTAGGTAACACATAATGCTGCTCTGCTCTAGTTAGGACTCATGTAATCCACTATACTTCTCTGCTCTAGTTAGGACTAGCAATTAGAGTGCTAAACATGTAGGCAGTAAACCCTAACACTAATCCCCAATTTCAGTGAGCAAGAATGGAACACTGGAGCACTTAGAGAACATCACCGAAGCCATGAGTCCAGTGATGGGCGGTGCTAGGGTTGGCCACCCAAATTCGCGCCAATCCCAGCCTCTGCTCCATCGACAACGCCGGCTCCGCAAAATCTTCGTCCTCGCTACTGTACTCCGAGCTGGAGTAgccgccactgccatcgaggcctaaGTGGGGGAGGTCGCCGCCGCTCGCATCGCCCCGGCCATCGCCGCCTGTCGGAGTCGCCGAGGCCATCGTCGCCAGGGCACAGCAGCCGCGGGGGAGAGGAGGGCACGAGGGAGGAGCAGCTGCGGGGGAGGTGACAGCGCCTAAGCACTTCTATCCATGGCTACGGCGGCGTGGTGTGGCGGGCGACGGGGCGGGCGGGGAGGCAGCCGCCGGCGAGGGTGCGAGGAGAAGGAAGAGGGCAGAGCGGGGTCGGGGTCTGGCTCGACCGCACCAGCCGCGCCCTAAATGGTTGGACCCGGCCTCGTCCTAGTCAGCGCGCGGGCACGCGCTCACTGTCCAGCGTGGCGCCTGACGGGCGGGCCCGACCGGTCAGATTCCCTGTCAATACGTATAAAACACACTTTTAGTCTTTTTTGCAAGGGCTCACCCCAATCTTGGTACTAACACGTAAAAATTACCAATCTTGGTATCAATCTGTTTCCAATGCTCCAAGAGCACTGCTACACGGACGACACTAGTCCAGCCGAAACATGCACGACATGCCCATCGCACCATCCATTTGCTAGTCTAGACAGCAGCATGCGGTGGGATTAGCTGTCGTGCATGTGTCGTTCAGCAAAACGTCGTCCGCGAAGTACTTCCGATGCTCCAATTGTGATACTTCTGTGCAATTTACTTGGTTAGAAGCAACTCTCAGTCAAGTAGTCAAGTCGCGCAACatgtaaagaaaaagaaaaaagttaAAAAGAAAATTTTCATAGATCTCAATGCATGATCTTATAAATAGCATCGTGAGATTTAGCAATCCCATTATGTGATTAATCAACTCTGGGTCCAGGCGAGGCGCCCAAGAGTCTGGCCCAGCAGCTCGCGTCCTGTGTCGCGGGGGCAGCATCTTCTGCCTCCGCGCCCGTGTCGGTCACGCCGAACAGACTGCCCATCTCCTCCAGCGTCCGGCCGCGCGTCTCCGGGAGGCAGGTGAAGAAGAACACCCACGCGAGCACGGCGATGCCGGCGTAGAGGAAGAAGGTGCCGCCCAGCGTGATGGCGCTGGACAGCGAGAGGAAGGTCATGGACATGGCGCCGCTGACCAAGCGGTTGCCGGCCTCCCCGACAGCGAAGcccagcgcgcgcacccgcagcggCAAGATCTCCGTGGTGTACACACCCAACACGGGCCCGAGGCCGATGGAGAAGAATGACACGTAGACCAGGACGGACGCCACGCACAGGACGACCGCCCACGGGATCCTCGCGTCCGGGTTCTGGTCCACCACGGTGAGGCCCGTCGCGAGGCCGGCGAGCGAGACTATTATGCCGCCAGTGCTGCATAGCAGCAGCGGCCTCCGGCCGACACGGTCGAGGAGGAACATGGCGACCAAGATGACGAGCGTCTTGACGACGCCCATGGCGCAGGTCGCGGCCAGCAGTTGGTGGTCGCCGGTGAGACCAGCGCTCTCGAACACGCGCGGGCTGTAGAGCACGACGGAGTCGGAGCCCGTCAACTGCTGGAACAAGAAGACGCCGAGCGCCGCGACCAGTATTCGCCGCATGGAAGGAGTCGGCGACAGGATGAGCTCTCTCCACACCTGCTTCTCCTCGCCGCCTCTCTTCCTGGGCACGACGACCACGTCGCCGTCGAGGTCGTCTGGAATGCCGGCGGCGGTCTTTATGTCAGCGAGGCGCTCCTCGGCCTCCTCCGGCGTGTCGGTGATCTTCTCCAGCACGACCCTCGCGTCCGCGAGGCGGCCTTTCATGACGAGCCACCGGGGAGACTCCGGCATGCCGGACACCAAGACGGCGAGCAGGACGGACGGCACCGCGCCGATGCCGAGCATGAAGCGCCAGCCAAGGTGGAGCGGCAGGCGAGCGAAGGCGTAGTTAGAGATGTAGCCGAGGAGGATGCCGATGTTGATGAAGACCTCCGTGAAGGACACAAGGAAGCCGCGCGCCGACGCCGGGGCGATCTCAGCTGTGTACACGGGCGCTATCACGATGGCGTAGCCCACGCCGATGCCGGCCACGAAGCGACCGAGCATGAGCATGGTGTAGCCGCTTGCGAAGCCCATGAGCAAGGCACCAGCAAAGAAGAAGAAGGCGGCAAAGATAGCCGTGAAGCGGCGGCCGATCCAGTCGGACGTCCTGCCGGCGGCTAATGTGCCGATGATGGAGTAGATGCTCAGGATGCCCATCAGGATCTCCACCTGCACGTCCGTGATCTCGAGGTCCTTCTGGATATACAGCGACGCCCCGCTCATCACACCGGTGTCTATGGCGGCCACGAAATAAACACTTCATATAGCCAAACGCGAGACAGAATCAGGCGTGGAGGTGATAATGTCAACATGTGTACCGTAGCCGAGGACGATGGAGGCCATGGAGGCGACGACGGCGCAGGTGGAGGCATACTTGATGttgctcttcttctttttgggTGCTACTGCCTCTAGGAGCCCGGCTGAAGCCATCTTCTCTGCTCTGTCCTCACAGAGGGATGCCACTACCATGGTCTACTGATTGGTGATGTTTGGATCCTAATTAAGCATGAGGGATGGTGGAGTCTTATCGAACAAGTGCTTGAAATGATGGATGGCTGAGCACGTTTACCATGCTTCTACGTGCAAGCAAGTTCATACATCCTGACCTTGTTTGATTTCCATGACATCGCCAGGACCTTTTTATACTACATTTAATCGAGGATTAACGCGTCTTTTGGGATGCGCAGCCATCCTATTGACCATTTGATCAACCAACTTTGATTATTGTTATTTTTCAAATAGGAACATTTTTTATTGTTTCAGCACATGGCCACCGCTGGCAGCGTAAGCTTTGTCAGTTAGTGCATTGGGCAAATGATGGTACCAACCTGCACCTGCTGCAACAAATATTCTATTACTATCTCTGATGGCATTATATGCTGAGCCCACCCACCTTCCCGGTGAAACACGTTAACTTTGAGTACTCCTGCCGGTGGTCTTTGCCAAAGAGGGCTACAGTTCTATATCGTACTGTAAAACTTGTCTAGGAAATTACACAAATACACTAATTTTTTGAGGCAGAGGTAGTCCAAAATCAGAACTCTAAGCGATTTTGAAAACCACAACTCTTTTTGTTTTCAGTATTCTTGTACTTCCTCCTTTTCTGGTCTGTGTATacaatttggtcaaagtcaaacattGTCAACTTTGACTAAGCttagaaaaaatatcaacattaacAATATTATGAAACTAATATTACTAGATGCATCATGAAACTAGTTTTTATACCATATAGCTTTGATATTGTAGATGCAGACTTTTTTCTATAAAATTAgttaaactttacaaagtttgactttgattaAATTTTATATGCAAACTAACAAGAAATAGAGGCAATTACTCATAATCAGGCATTACAATCACTCACGGTGATACTCAAGACATCCTCTCGACAAGAACCAAGGCAAACCGCAGTGCGACTGTGCAATCTACCAAAACTTGCCAGAACCAAGCCAAAGCACGGTCCTCTGGACTACCATTATTCTGACTATGTCTAATGTGAGTAATAGAAGAACCGCGTTCCTTCATACTTTTCAGAATCTCTCTAACAAGGAAATCATTCCTTGATTAATATCCGTGCTGACAATAATCAATACTTCCTCCAAGCAATCAGATCCAACATCGACCAGGATGTTACTTCATTGCAAAGCCAAAGCAAAACCCTCCAGACTCGCTAGCAATTCGACCTCTAGTGCATCGGCACATGCGTGTGCATGCAACAACAAAAAATGACAATTCGGTCATGATCTCGCACGACCATCCTAGATCCACCAATTCCAACCAAAAATGCCCCACTAGTATTAAGTTTAACTCGATCCACACTAGGTAGTTTCCAGCTGCTCGCCTGAGCAGAGGCCGTATGACGGAGTCGAATCCGGCATATGTTGGGTAGGGAGGTCCCGAGCTAGTAGCCTTGGCACGATGGTAACACAGACAGGTgattttatccaagttcggcctctCTTAaaaagataataccctacgtcctgctttgattATATTGATTGAGGGGGTATAgagttgatacctctccaacgtatctatttttccaaacacttttgcccttgttttggattctaacttgcatgatttgaatggaactaacccggactgacattgttttcagcagaattgtcatggtgttatttttgtgcagaaataaaagttcttggaatgacctgaaaatcaacggagattatttttggaatatataaaaaatactggtgaaagaatcaaggccagggggcccacaccctgtccacgaggtgggggcgcgcctaccccctaggcgcgccccctgcctcgtgggtcccttgGTGCTCCTCCGaccacaactccaactctatatatttgtgttcggggagaaaaaaaatcaaggagaaggattcatcacgttttacgatacagatccgctgccaagccctaatctctctcgggagggctgatctggagtccgttcggggctacggagaggggaatccgtcgccatcgtcatcatcaaccttcctccatcaccaatttcatgatgctcaccgccgtgcgtgagtaattccatcgtaggcttgctggacggtgatgggttggatgagatttatcatgtaatcgagttagttttgttagggtttgatccctagtatccattatgttctgagattgatattgctatgactttgctatgcttaatgcttgtcactagggcccgagtgccatgatttcagatatgaacctattatgttttcatgaatatatgcgagttcttgatcctatcttggaagtctatagtcacctattatgtgttatgatccattaaccccgaagtgacaataatcgggatacttaccggtgatgaccgtagtttgaggagttcatgtattcactaagtgttaatgctttggtccggtactctattaaaaggaggccttaatatcccttagtttccaataggaccccgctgccacgggagggtaggacaaaagatattatgcaagttcttttccataagcacgtatgactatattcggaatacatgcctacattacattgatgaactagagctagttctgtgtcaccctatgttataaccgttgcatgaggaatcacatccgacataattatccatcactggtccattgcctaggagcttttcatatattgatcttcgcttatttactgttccgttgctactgttacaatcactataaaaccaaaaatattacttttgctaccgttacgattactatcatattactttgctactaaaataccttgctgcagatattaagtttccaggtgtggttgaattgacaactcaactgctaatacttgagaatattttttggctccccttctgtcgatcaataaatttgggttgaatactctaccctcgaaaactgttgcgatcccctatacttgtgggttatcaagactattttctagcaccgttgccggggagcatagctctattctttgagtcacttgggatttatatctgctgatcactatgaagaacttaaaagatcaaagaaccaagattttccctcaactacgagggaagttaaggaactgccatctagctctgcacttgattcaccttctgttttgagtaaacttgcgacacctacacctgcttttcattctgatatgtcgcatgttattgatgatgccacttctgctttgcatgatacttatgatgaaactacttctatgcttgataatactgtcccactaggtgaatttcttgatgaacaacttgctagggctagagagaatgaaattattgaaactgataatattgatgaaagtgatgatgaagattctccccctagatatgaattgcctgttgtgcctgagggttatgttatggatgacgaAACTGCTAAAGACTTTCttacttgcaatgatagatctgatcttaagaaattattagctaagcttaaagaaaagtgtttgaatgctaaaatgaaatatgaccctgcttttgctacttcacctatctttattactgacaaggattatgatttctctgtcgatccttagttaattactttggttgaatttgatcctttttatggctatgaatatgaaactgttgtggcacatcttactaaattaaatgatatagccaccttgtttactcatgatgaggaaactcgctattactttatacttaagttgtttccgttctcattaaagggtgatgctaaaacatggtttaattctcttgatcccggttgtgtgcgtagtccccaggatatgatttattacttctctgctaaattttTCCCCgctcataaaaaacaagctgccttaagggaaatatataattttgtgcaaattgaagaagagagtctcccacaagcttggggaaggcttctccaattacttaatgctttgcctgatcatcctctcaagaaaaatgaaatacttgatatcttttataatagactaaccgatgctttcatagaccacctggatagttgtgctggttgtgtttcagggaaagaactgttgatcaagctgaattgctattgaataatatcttgagtaatgaaaatggacacttcctgaaccaactcctaagccaactccaaagaaaaggggtattctatttctcagccccgaagatatgcaagaggcaaagaaatctatgaaagaaaaaggtattaaagctgaagatgttaagaatttaccacctattgaagagatacatggtcttgataacccgacacaggtagtaaaggtaaattctctctatagatttgatgaaggtgatattcctcattataagtctgc
This window harbors:
- the LOC119353988 gene encoding putative polyol transporter 2; amino-acid sequence: MVVASLCEDRAEKMASAGLLEAVAPKKKKSNIKYASTCAVVASMASIVLGYDTGVMSGASLYIQKDLEITDVQVEILMGILSIYSIIGTLAAGRTSDWIGRRFTAIFAAFFFFAGALLMGFASGYTMLMLGRFVAGIGVGYAIVIAPVYTAEIAPASARGFLVSFTEVFINIGILLGYISNYAFARLPLHLGWRFMLGIGAVPSVLLAVLVSGMPESPRWLVMKGRLADARVVLEKITDTPEEAEERLADIKTAAGIPDDLDGDVVVVPRKRGGEEKQVWRELILSPTPSMRRILVAALGVFLFQQLTGSDSVVLYSPRVFESAGLTGDHQLLAATCAMGVVKTLVILVAMFLLDRVGRRPLLLCSTGGIIVSLAGLATGLTVVDQNPDARIPWAVVLCVASVLVYVSFFSIGLGPVLGVYTTEILPLRVRALGFAVGEAGNRLVSGAMSMTFLSLSSAITLGGTFFLYAGIAVLAWVFFFTCLPETRGRTLEEMGSLFGVTDTGAEAEDAAPATQDASCWARLLGASPGPRVD